In a genomic window of Gossypium arboreum isolate Shixiya-1 chromosome 7, ASM2569848v2, whole genome shotgun sequence:
- the LOC108467208 gene encoding protein Dr1 homolog isoform X2 encodes MEPMDIVGKSKEDASLPKATMTKIIKEMLPPDVRVARDAQDLLIECCVEFINLISSESNEVCNREDKRTIAPEHVLKALEVLGFGKYIEEVYAAYEQHKIETLDSLKGGKWSNGAEMTEEEAVAEQQRMFAEARARMNGGAVAPKQPDPDPSLES; translated from the exons ATGGAGCCGATGGATATCGTGGGTAAGTCGAAGGAGGACGCTTCGCTTCCCAAAg CAACTATGACCAAAATTATAAAGGAAATGTTACCACCAGATGTACGCGTTGCAAGAGATGCTCAAGATCTTTTGATTGAGTGTTGTGTAG AGTTTATTAATCTTATTTCATCAGAGTCCAATGAAGTTTGTAATAGAGAGGATAAACGAACAATAGCACCTGAGCATGTACTCAAGGCTTTAGAG GTTCTTGGGTTCGGAAAGTACATTGAAGAGGTCTATGCTGCATATGAGCAGCACAAGATTGAAACACTG GACTCTTTGAAAGGTGGGAAATGGAGCAATGGGGCCGAGATGACCGAGGAAGAAGCAGTAGCTGAGCAGCAAAGAATGTTTGCCGAGGCACGAGCAAGAATGAATGGTGGTGCTGTTGCTCCCAAGCAACCAGATCCTGACCCAAGTTTAGAGAGCTAA
- the LOC108467208 gene encoding protein Dr1 homolog isoform X3 — MEPMDIVGKSKEDASLPKATMTKIIKEMLPPDVRVARDAQDLLIECCVEFINLISSESNEVCNREDKRTIAPEHVLKALEQDSLKGGKWSNGAEMTEEEAVAEQQRMFAEARARMNGGAVAPKQPDPDPSLES; from the exons ATGGAGCCGATGGATATCGTGGGTAAGTCGAAGGAGGACGCTTCGCTTCCCAAAg CAACTATGACCAAAATTATAAAGGAAATGTTACCACCAGATGTACGCGTTGCAAGAGATGCTCAAGATCTTTTGATTGAGTGTTGTGTAG AGTTTATTAATCTTATTTCATCAGAGTCCAATGAAGTTTGTAATAGAGAGGATAAACGAACAATAGCACCTGAGCATGTACTCAAGGCTTTAGAG CAGGACTCTTTGAAAGGTGGGAAATGGAGCAATGGGGCCGAGATGACCGAGGAAGAAGCAGTAGCTGAGCAGCAAAGAATGTTTGCCGAGGCACGAGCAAGAATGAATGGTGGTGCTGTTGCTCCCAAGCAACCAGATCCTGACCCAAGTTTAGAGAGCTAA
- the LOC108467208 gene encoding protein Dr1 homolog isoform X1: MEPMDIVGKSKEDASLPKATMTKIIKEMLPPDVRVARDAQDLLIECCVEFINLISSESNEVCNREDKRTIAPEHVLKALEVLGFGKYIEEVYAAYEQHKIETLQDSLKGGKWSNGAEMTEEEAVAEQQRMFAEARARMNGGAVAPKQPDPDPSLES; encoded by the exons ATGGAGCCGATGGATATCGTGGGTAAGTCGAAGGAGGACGCTTCGCTTCCCAAAg CAACTATGACCAAAATTATAAAGGAAATGTTACCACCAGATGTACGCGTTGCAAGAGATGCTCAAGATCTTTTGATTGAGTGTTGTGTAG AGTTTATTAATCTTATTTCATCAGAGTCCAATGAAGTTTGTAATAGAGAGGATAAACGAACAATAGCACCTGAGCATGTACTCAAGGCTTTAGAG GTTCTTGGGTTCGGAAAGTACATTGAAGAGGTCTATGCTGCATATGAGCAGCACAAGATTGAAACACTG CAGGACTCTTTGAAAGGTGGGAAATGGAGCAATGGGGCCGAGATGACCGAGGAAGAAGCAGTAGCTGAGCAGCAAAGAATGTTTGCCGAGGCACGAGCAAGAATGAATGGTGGTGCTGTTGCTCCCAAGCAACCAGATCCTGACCCAAGTTTAGAGAGCTAA
- the LOC108454071 gene encoding DEAD-box ATP-dependent RNA helicase 51-like, with the protein MSRQWREYISIKIQENRANPRFYKLEPENYYWLVFSFGSSAMAVVQEKISKSPSLEDSKKKRKRKRNREVEIKDKKNNNKKNKKLRSEEDDEQEERGNNEEEEEEQEGKKEEIKEKMNIGGSGIMSTESFESLGLSEPTFKAIKEMGFQFMTQIQARAIPPLMVGKNVLGAARTGSGKTLAFLVPAIELLYNVRFTPRNGTDVIVICPTRELAIQTHAVAKDLLKYHSQTLGLVIGGSARRGEAERIVRGVNLLVATPGRLLDHLQNTKRFIHKNLKCLMIDEADRILEANFEEEMKQIIKYLPKQNRQTALFSATQTKKVEDLARLSFQTIPIYIDVDDGRKKVTNEGLQQGYCVVHSSKRFILLYSFLKRNMSKKVMVFFSSCNSVKFHAELLRYIHVDCLDIHGKQKQQKRTATFFDFCKAEKGILLCTDVAARGLDIPAVDWILQYDPPDEPKEYIHRVGRTARGEGAKGNALLFLIPEELQFLRYLKTAKVPVKEYEFDEKKLANVQSHLEKLVANNYYLNKSAKDAYRSYILAYNSHSMKDNFNVHRLDLQAVAVSFCFSCPPKVNLNIDSNASKSRKKMRKVEGTRNNFSESNPYGRQGSEAETRQFVRY; encoded by the exons atgtcAAGACAATGGAGGGAGTATATAAGTATTAAGATTCAGGAAAACAGGGCAAACCCTAGGTTCTACAAGCTAGAACCTGAAAATTATTATTGGCTAGTTTTTAGCTTTGGTTCATCAGCAATGGCGGTTGTGCAAGAGAAAATCTCAAAGTCTCCCTCTTTAGAAGATAGTAAGAAGAAAAGGAAGCGAAAGCGAAACAGAGAAGTTGAAATCAAGGacaaaaagaataataataagaaaaacaAGAAGTTGAGGAGTGAAGAAGATGACGAACAAGAGGAAAGGGGAaacaatgaagaagaagaagaggaacaaGAAGGAAAGAAGGAAGAGATAAAGGAGAAAATGAATATTGGGGGAAGTGGGATAATGAGCACTGAGTCATTTGAGTCTTTGGGATTGTCTGAACCTACTTTTAAAGCTATTAAAGAAATGGGTTTTCAGTTTATGACCCAG ATTCAAGCTAGAGCAATTCCTCCACTTATGGTTGGCAAAAATGTTCTTGGGGCTGCAAGGACAGGTTCTGGGAAAACCCTTGCCTTCTTGGTACCTGCTATTGAATTGTTATATAATGTCCGATTCACTCCTCGCAATGGAACAGATGTTATTGTCATTTGTCCCACAAGGGAGCTTGCAATTCAG ACTCATGCAGTAGCAAAGGATCTTCTCAAATACCACTCTCAGACCCTTGGATTGGTTATTGGCGGTTCAGCCAGAAGAGGAGAAGCAGAGCGGATTGTGAGGGGAGTAAATTTGTTAGTGGCTACTCCTGGTCGGCTACTTGACCATCTTCAAAATACAAAAAGATTCATTCATAAAAATTTGAAG TGTCTCATGATTGATGAAGCTGACAGGATATTGGAAGCGAATTTTGAGGAAGAAATGAAGCAAATTATCAAGTATCTTCCCAAG CAAAACAGGCAAACAGCTCTTTTTTCAGCTACCCAGACTAAAAAG GTTGAGGACCTTGCCCGCTTGTCATTTCAGACAATTCCTATTTATATTGATGTAGATGATGGGAGAAAGAAG GTCACCAATGAAGGCCTGCAGCAAGGCTACTGTGTTGTGCATAGTTCCAAGAGATTTATCCTTTTGTATTCGTTTTTGAAGAGGAACATGTCCAAGAAAGTGATGGTCTTTTTCTCTTCATGCAACTCAGTCAAGTTTCATGCTGAACTTCTTAGATATATTCATGTGGATTGTCTTGATATCCATGGAAAGCAGAAACAGCAAAAGCGAACCGCTACCTTCTTTGACTTCTGCAAAGCAGAAAAGGGCATTTTGCTTTGCACTGATGTTGCTGCTCGGGGACTTGATATACCTGCTGTG GATTGGATTCTGCAGTATGATCCTCCGGATGAACCAAAG GAATATATCCATAGGGTTGGTCGAACTGCCCGTGGGGAAGGTGCAAAAGGAAATGCTCTTCTGTTCCTGATCCCAGAGGAACTGCAATTTCTTCGCTATCTAAAG ACAGCAAAAGTTCCTGTAAAGGAATACGAGTTTGATGAGAAGAAACTAGCAAATGTGCAGTCTCATCTG GAGAAGTTGGTAGCAAACAACTATTATCTAAACAAGTCAGCTAAAGATGCATATCGATCCTATATTTTAGCGTACAATTCACACTCAATGAAAGATAACTTTAATGTGCATCGGCTTGATCTGCAG GCGGTTGCTGTTTCCTTCTGCTTTTCATGCCCTCCAAAAGTTAATCTGAACATAGACAGCAATGCATCAAAATCTAGAAAGAAAATGCGCAAAGTTGAAGGAACCAGAAACAATTTCAGTGAAAGCAACCCTTATGGAAGGCAGGGAAGTGAAGCTGAAACACGGCAATTTGTGAGGTATTAA
- the LOC108489028 gene encoding piriformospora indica-insensitive protein 2-like, whose translation MKNLIVMNKSSVLVFLLVGLFVLCECEDEDQFLPVSPMVKKEQEALYSAIQGFVGNSWNGSDLYPDPCGWTPIQGVYCDLLDGYWHVTVLNIGLVFDNSLQCSPNAKFTHHLFELIHLRSLSFFHCFSSPRDNPIRIPSSNWERLSNSLESLEFRSNGGLIGTIPVSISYLKKLRSLVLLENGLIGDLPIELGNLVNLKQLVLAGNKFTGQIPPSLGGLTELLIMDLSRNSLTGTLMLTFGCNLTSLLKLDLSNNKLEGKIPEGIGRLKNATLLDLGRNKFSGGLIQSFQRLVSLKEMVISNNPLGGDLMGVEWGKLQNLEILDLSSMGLTGLVPESMAGMKKLRYLGLNDNSLTGNLSPKLASLPCLNALYVNDNNLTGKLEFAVGFYKKMGRKFRAWNNSNLCYQPEMIPSSSSSSHGLNGVKLC comes from the exons ATGAAGAATCTTATTGTCATGAATAAGAGTTCTGTTCTTGTGTTTTTGCTTGTTGGGTTGTTTGTTTTGTGTGAATGTGAAGATGAAGACCAGTTCTTACCTGTATCTCCAATGGTGAAGAAAGAACAAGAGGCATTATACTCAGCTATTCAAGGATTTGTGGGGAATTCATGGAATGGCTCGGATCTTTACCCAGATCCTTGTGGATGGACACCTATACAG GGAGTTTACTGTGATCTGCTCGATGGGTATTGGCATGTCACTGTTTTAAATATTGGTCTAGTTTTTGACAACTCTCTTCAATGTAGCCCAAATGCAAAGTTCACACATCACCTGTTTGAGCTTATTCACTTAAGATCACTCTCATTCTTCCATTGTTTTTCCTCGCCTAGAGATAACCCCATTAGAATCCCTTCCTCAAATTGGGAAAGACTCTCAAACAGCCTAGAATCCTTGGAGTTTAGATCCAATGGTGGTCTCATTGGTACAATTCCAGTCTCCATTAGCTACCTTAAAAAGCTCCGATCATTAGTGTTACTAGAAAATGGATTAATAGGAGACTTGCCTATAGAATTAGGGAACTTGGTGAATTTAAAGCAACTTGTATTGGCTGGAAACAAGTTTACTGGTCAAATCCCACCAAGTTTAGGAGGGTTAACTGAGTTGTTAATAATGGATTTAAGTAGAAACAGTCTAACAGGGACCTTGATGTTGACTTTCGGGTGTAATCTCACTTCATTGCTGAAGTTGGACTTAAGCAACAACAAGTTGGAAGGAAAGATACCTGAAGGGATTGGAAGGTTAAAGAATGCAACACTTTTGGACCTTGGCAGAAACAAGTTCTCAGGTGGGTTGATACAGTCATTTCAACGACTGGTTTCTTTAAAAGAGATGGTGATATCAAATAATCCGCTTGGAGGTGATCTCATGGGTGTTGAATGGGGAAAGTTGCAGAATTTGGAGATATTGGATCTTTCAAGTATGGGGTTAACAGGTTTAGTACCAGAATCCATGGCAGGGATGAAAAAGTTGAGATATTTGGGGCTAAATGACAACAGTCTGACAGGAAATCTTTCACCAAAGCTTGCAAGTCTTCCTTGTCTGAATGCTCTTTATGTTAATGATAATAATCTGACAGGGAAGCTTGAGTTTGCAGTAGGGTTTTATAAGAAAATGGGGAGAAAGTTCAGAGCTTGGAATAATTCAAATCTTTGCTATCAGCCTGAAATGatcccatcatcatcatcatcaagccATGGTCTTAATGGGGTTAAACTTTGTTAA